One Nocardioides aromaticivorans genomic window carries:
- a CDS encoding pyridoxal phosphate-dependent aminotransferase: MTDRLTAATRANVPPFHVMDLLAAAAERQRTHGDLLNLVAGQPSTGAPAPVTAEAVRLLNTGDPLGYTTATGILELREAIAGHHRSRYGIEVAAEDVVVTTGSSGGFLLAFLAAFDTGARVAIARPGYPCYRNVLAALGCEVVEIATGPETRFQPTVEQLDEAHARQPLDGLVVASPANPTGTMLQPEELAAIARWCEDHQVQLVSDEIYHGIQYAGASAGCAWETSREAVVFGSFSKYFSMTGWRLGWMLAPERLRRPVDVLTGNFSICPPVLAQHAALAAFDPTSYAELDGHVQRYAHNRAVLLEGLPRLGITELAPADGAFYAYADVRHLTQDSMAYARDLLARTGVAVATGIDFDTVDGGHFLRFSFAGATDDIVAALDRLDGAL, from the coding sequence GTGACCGACCGCCTCACCGCCGCCACCCGGGCGAACGTCCCGCCCTTCCACGTCATGGACCTCCTGGCCGCGGCGGCCGAGCGGCAGCGCACGCACGGCGACCTGCTCAACCTCGTGGCGGGCCAGCCCAGCACCGGCGCACCCGCGCCCGTCACCGCCGAGGCGGTCCGCCTGCTCAACACCGGCGACCCGCTCGGCTACACCACCGCCACCGGCATCCTCGAGCTGCGCGAGGCGATCGCCGGCCACCACCGCAGCCGCTACGGCATCGAGGTGGCGGCCGAGGACGTCGTGGTCACCACCGGCTCCAGCGGCGGCTTCCTGCTCGCCTTCCTCGCGGCCTTCGACACCGGCGCCCGCGTCGCGATCGCACGCCCCGGCTACCCCTGCTACCGCAACGTGCTCGCCGCCCTCGGCTGCGAGGTGGTCGAGATCGCGACCGGCCCGGAGACCCGCTTCCAGCCCACGGTGGAGCAGCTCGACGAGGCCCATGCGCGGCAGCCGCTCGACGGCCTCGTGGTCGCGAGCCCCGCCAACCCGACGGGCACCATGCTGCAGCCGGAGGAGCTCGCCGCGATCGCCCGCTGGTGCGAGGACCACCAGGTCCAGCTGGTCTCCGACGAGATCTACCACGGCATCCAGTACGCCGGAGCCAGCGCCGGCTGCGCCTGGGAGACCTCCCGCGAGGCGGTCGTCTTCGGCTCGTTCTCGAAGTACTTCTCGATGACCGGCTGGCGCCTGGGCTGGATGCTCGCTCCGGAGCGGCTGCGTCGCCCCGTCGACGTGCTGACCGGCAACTTCAGCATCTGCCCGCCCGTCCTCGCCCAGCATGCGGCGCTCGCGGCGTTCGACCCGACGTCGTACGCCGAGCTCGACGGCCACGTGCAGCGCTACGCCCACAACCGCGCCGTCCTGCTGGAGGGACTCCCCCGGCTCGGCATCACCGAGCTGGCCCCGGCCGACGGCGCGTTCTACGCGTACGCCGACGTGCGGCACCTGACGCAGGACTCGATGGCCTACGCCCGCGACCTGCTGGCCCGCACCGGTGTCGCCGTGGCGACGGGCATCGACTTCGACACCGTCGACGGCGGCCACTTCCTGCGCTTCAGCTTCGCCGGCGCGACCGACGACATCGTCGCCGCGCTCGACCGGCTCGACGGCGCGCTCTGA
- a CDS encoding putative T7SS-secreted protein: MYGDTELIRRRVSALRDQGADVRALADELVARVDGLGWSGRAAEAMRERVTERARHLRIAADRHVSAADALADHAEAVDTTAEEIAAIEARVSAKVADAQARIDAIAARNERSDGPQITPDPHDEALAAFVAPPPGHRDWLSVDLPGLEH, encoded by the coding sequence ATGTACGGCGACACCGAGCTGATCAGGCGTCGCGTCTCCGCGCTGCGCGACCAGGGCGCGGACGTGCGGGCGCTCGCGGACGAGCTGGTGGCCCGCGTCGACGGGCTCGGCTGGAGCGGACGCGCCGCCGAGGCGATGCGCGAGCGCGTCACCGAGCGTGCCCGCCACCTGCGCATCGCCGCGGACCGTCACGTCTCGGCCGCCGACGCGCTGGCCGACCACGCCGAGGCGGTCGACACCACCGCGGAGGAGATCGCGGCCATCGAGGCCCGCGTCTCGGCGAAGGTCGCCGACGCGCAGGCGCGCATCGACGCGATCGCCGCCCGCAACGAACGCTCCGACGGCCCGCAGATCACCCCGGACCCCCACGACGAGGCGCTCGCCGCCTTCGTGGCCCCACCGCCCGGCCACCGCGACTGGCTCTCCGTCGACCTCCCCGGACTGGAGCACTGA
- a CDS encoding acyltransferase family protein, whose amino-acid sequence MPTATSPSRLLPTVASLADQTPVERNRVVDLLRATAILVVVLGHWLMAAVYVDRDGGLHRGDLLDLAGWTHPLTWVLQVMPVFFLVGGYSNALSWRSARRRDEGYGAWLRSRLRRLVLPVLPLMLFWAVVAPSAHAAGVDADLLRIASRASLVPTWFMAAYVVVVAVAPLTLLAWERLGWWSIGGGLALGGLIDLVSVSQDLVAVGFLNYVVVWSTVHMLGYAWLDGQLASPARRIALVAVGFGVLYVLTVQGPYAVSMVGLSTGEIDNAYPTRVTQGFLGLLQAGVVLTLEPILRRLVARRRVWVLTVLVNARIMSIYLWHLTMLGVLVGGSMLLDGFGLHRLPDTAGWWATRPLYFATLAVLTAGAVALVGRFETPAPDPRPAPSALRPVLAVVGTCAGLGTLASMGIARDGEILWYLPLVPIAACVLGGVLRLPSQAGGRR is encoded by the coding sequence ATGCCCACCGCCACGAGCCCGTCCCGCCTGCTCCCGACCGTCGCCTCCCTCGCCGACCAGACCCCCGTCGAGCGCAACCGGGTCGTCGACCTGCTCCGAGCCACCGCGATCCTCGTCGTCGTCCTCGGCCACTGGCTGATGGCCGCCGTGTACGTCGACCGCGACGGCGGCCTGCACCGCGGCGACCTGCTCGACCTCGCCGGCTGGACCCACCCGCTGACCTGGGTGCTGCAGGTGATGCCGGTCTTCTTCCTCGTCGGCGGCTACTCCAACGCGCTGTCGTGGCGCTCGGCCCGGCGTCGCGACGAGGGGTACGGCGCCTGGCTGCGCTCACGGCTGCGCCGGCTCGTGCTTCCGGTGCTCCCGCTGATGCTCTTCTGGGCGGTCGTCGCCCCGTCCGCGCACGCCGCCGGCGTCGACGCCGACCTGCTCCGGATCGCCAGCCGCGCCTCGCTCGTGCCCACGTGGTTCATGGCCGCCTACGTGGTGGTCGTCGCCGTCGCACCGCTCACGCTCCTCGCCTGGGAGCGCCTCGGCTGGTGGTCGATCGGCGGCGGCCTCGCCCTCGGCGGCCTCATCGACCTCGTCAGCGTCAGCCAGGACCTCGTCGCCGTCGGCTTCCTCAACTACGTCGTGGTGTGGAGCACCGTCCACATGCTCGGCTACGCCTGGCTCGACGGACAGCTGGCCTCGCCCGCCCGCCGGATCGCCCTCGTCGCCGTCGGCTTCGGCGTGCTCTACGTGCTCACCGTCCAGGGTCCGTACGCCGTCTCCATGGTCGGCCTGTCGACCGGTGAGATCGACAACGCCTACCCGACCCGCGTCACCCAGGGCTTCCTCGGACTGCTGCAGGCCGGGGTCGTGCTGACCCTGGAGCCGATCCTGCGCCGCCTCGTGGCCCGCCGCCGTGTGTGGGTGCTGACGGTGCTGGTCAACGCCCGGATCATGAGCATCTACCTGTGGCACCTCACGATGCTCGGCGTGCTGGTCGGCGGCTCGATGCTGCTCGACGGGTTCGGCCTGCACCGCCTGCCCGACACCGCCGGCTGGTGGGCGACCCGGCCGCTCTACTTCGCGACCCTCGCCGTCCTCACCGCCGGTGCGGTCGCGCTCGTCGGGCGCTTCGAGACCCCGGCCCCCGACCCGCGGCCCGCTCCCTCAGCGCTCCGGCCCGTGCTCGCCGTCGTCGGCACCTGCGCCGGCCTCGGGACGCTGGCCTCGATGGGGATCGCCCGCGACGGGGAGATCCTCTGGTACCTCCCGCTGGTGCCGATCGCCGCGTGCGTCCTCGGCGGTGTCCTGCGGCTGCCGTCTCAGGCCGGGGGTCGCAGATAG
- a CDS encoding AurF N-oxygenase family protein produces the protein MTATADRTAEIAPDTLPVTEGLSYQETLKVLSEASVHQHFDAFLDIAWDSPEFEVVPNDPRWVLPEIDSLGGTDWYKSLPLERQIEIGQYRLANIMKVGLQFEQVLIGGIMSHLIAMPNNRAEFRYSTHEVTEECHHTQMFQEGVNRIGVDVQGGPKWFVKIAPFLCLAGGPLPNIFFFGILAGEEPIDYLQKSVLRSGHEMHPIIERVMQIHVAEEARHIGFAHSYLVERSKDYGKLQRFGLSLAYPIIMRTLCDVIMKPSRQMQKDLGIPRSVMREVYWKSDKSSKLLRDTFGDVRMLADELGLMNKVSRQVWKALGIDGPSSRFRSEPKSAAV, from the coding sequence ATGACCGCCACCGCTGACCGCACCGCCGAGATCGCCCCTGACACCCTCCCGGTGACCGAGGGCCTCAGCTACCAGGAGACGCTCAAGGTGCTCTCCGAGGCCTCGGTGCACCAGCACTTCGACGCATTCCTCGACATCGCGTGGGACAGCCCGGAGTTCGAGGTCGTCCCGAACGACCCGCGCTGGGTGCTCCCGGAGATCGACTCGCTCGGCGGCACGGACTGGTACAAGTCGCTCCCGCTCGAGCGCCAGATCGAGATCGGCCAGTACCGCCTCGCGAACATCATGAAGGTCGGCCTGCAGTTCGAGCAGGTGCTGATCGGCGGCATCATGAGCCACCTCATCGCGATGCCCAACAACCGTGCGGAGTTCCGCTACTCCACGCACGAGGTGACCGAGGAGTGCCACCACACCCAGATGTTCCAGGAGGGTGTGAACCGGATCGGCGTCGACGTCCAGGGCGGGCCGAAGTGGTTCGTGAAGATCGCGCCCTTCCTGTGCCTGGCCGGCGGCCCGCTCCCCAACATCTTCTTCTTCGGCATCCTCGCGGGCGAGGAGCCGATCGACTACCTGCAGAAGTCCGTGCTCCGCTCGGGTCACGAGATGCACCCGATCATCGAGCGGGTCATGCAGATCCACGTCGCCGAGGAGGCGCGCCACATCGGCTTCGCCCACTCCTACCTCGTCGAGCGCTCGAAGGACTACGGGAAGCTGCAGCGCTTCGGCCTGTCGCTGGCCTACCCGATCATCATGCGCACGCTCTGCGACGTGATCATGAAGCCGAGCCGCCAGATGCAGAAGGACCTGGGCATCCCGAGGTCGGTCATGCGCGAGGTCTACTGGAAGTCCGACAAGTCCTCCAAGCTGCTGCGCGACACCTTCGGCGACGTGCGCATGCTCGCCGACGAGCTGGGCCTGATGAACAAGGTCTCCCGCCAGGTCTGGAAGGCGCTGGGCATCGACGGCCCGTCGTCGCGCTTCCGCAGCGAGCCGAAGTCCGCCGCGGTCTGA
- a CDS encoding FAD-dependent oxidoreductase, whose product MAYVVTQSCCADASCVVACPVNCIHPAPGEPGFGTTEMVYVDATACVGCGACATACPVGAMVPDAALTTKQLPFIDLNAAYYDAFPHADRTPVALVPQQRRLTRTGPFRVAVIGAGPAGLYTADELLKHPEVEGVDVYDRLRTPYGLVRHGVAPDHASTKLVTRLFEAIERQPRFRYFLGAPVGDELTLADLRGTYHAVVYAVGASADRALGIPGEDLAGSVPATALVGWYNGHPDQQDLDVPLAAASNSSGRAVVVGNGNVALDVARILTRPVEVLERTDLAPAALERLRDSGVREVVVLGRRGPAQAAFTVPELIGLAALDDVDVVVDCDPALLDGEDQRSQLLRDLAARTVDPASTRRRIVLSFAVSPVELLGEDGRVTGVRVARNRLVVGDDGAVRAEATDDTFDLDAGLVVRSVGHRGLPVADLPFDERTATVPNHQGRVEPGVYVVGWIKRGPVGFIGTNKTDAQETVETILDDLDAGLPEPAGTLASAAALVRDRLPESTDLGGWQRIDAAEREQGAALGRPRAKITDPDAQRAIAAVPPVVRRRGILRRTVSLTP is encoded by the coding sequence ATGGCCTATGTCGTCACGCAGTCGTGCTGCGCCGACGCCTCGTGCGTCGTCGCCTGCCCGGTCAACTGCATCCACCCCGCCCCCGGTGAGCCGGGCTTCGGCACCACCGAGATGGTGTACGTCGACGCGACCGCCTGCGTCGGCTGCGGCGCCTGCGCGACCGCCTGCCCCGTGGGCGCGATGGTCCCCGACGCCGCGTTGACCACGAAGCAGCTGCCGTTCATCGACCTCAACGCCGCCTACTACGACGCCTTCCCGCACGCCGACCGGACGCCGGTCGCGCTCGTGCCGCAGCAGCGCCGGCTCACCCGGACGGGCCCCTTCCGGGTGGCCGTCATCGGCGCCGGCCCGGCCGGCCTCTACACCGCCGACGAGCTGCTCAAGCACCCCGAGGTCGAGGGCGTCGACGTCTACGACCGGCTCCGGACGCCGTACGGGCTGGTCCGGCACGGCGTCGCGCCGGACCACGCGTCGACCAAGCTGGTCACCCGGCTGTTCGAGGCGATCGAGCGGCAGCCGCGGTTCCGCTACTTCCTCGGCGCCCCGGTCGGCGACGAGCTGACGCTCGCCGACCTGCGAGGCACCTACCACGCCGTCGTGTACGCCGTCGGCGCCTCCGCCGACCGGGCGCTGGGCATCCCCGGCGAGGACCTCGCGGGCTCGGTCCCGGCGACGGCGCTCGTCGGCTGGTACAACGGCCACCCCGACCAGCAGGACCTCGACGTGCCCCTGGCGGCCGCGTCCAACTCCTCGGGCCGGGCGGTCGTCGTCGGCAACGGCAACGTGGCCCTCGACGTCGCGCGGATCCTGACCCGGCCGGTCGAGGTGCTCGAGCGGACCGACCTCGCCCCGGCCGCGCTCGAACGGCTCCGCGACAGCGGCGTCCGCGAGGTCGTCGTGCTCGGGCGCCGCGGACCCGCCCAGGCCGCGTTCACGGTCCCCGAGCTCATCGGCCTGGCCGCCCTCGACGACGTCGACGTCGTCGTCGACTGCGACCCGGCGCTGCTCGACGGCGAGGACCAGCGCAGCCAGCTGCTGCGCGACCTCGCCGCCCGGACGGTCGACCCCGCGTCGACGAGGCGCCGCATCGTGCTGTCGTTCGCGGTCTCCCCCGTCGAGCTGCTCGGCGAGGACGGCCGCGTCACCGGCGTCCGCGTCGCACGCAACCGTCTGGTCGTGGGCGACGACGGCGCCGTCAGGGCCGAGGCGACGGACGACACCTTCGACCTCGACGCCGGCCTCGTCGTCCGCTCCGTCGGCCACCGCGGCCTGCCCGTCGCCGACCTGCCGTTCGACGAGCGCACCGCGACGGTCCCGAACCACCAGGGCCGCGTCGAGCCGGGCGTGTACGTCGTCGGCTGGATCAAGCGCGGCCCGGTCGGCTTCATCGGCACCAACAAGACCGATGCCCAGGAGACCGTCGAGACCATCCTCGACGACCTCGACGCCGGGCTGCCCGAGCCGGCCGGCACGCTGGCCTCGGCCGCGGCGCTGGTCCGCGATCGACTGCCCGAGTCGACCGACCTCGGCGGCTGGCAGCGGATCGACGCCGCCGAGCGCGAGCAGGGCGCCGCCCTGGGTCGCCCCCGCGCCAAGATCACCGACCCCGACGCGCAGCGCGCGATCGCTGCCGTGCCGCCCGTCGTACGCCGGCGTGGGATCCTTCGGCGTACGGTGTCGCTCACACCGTGA
- a CDS encoding TetR/AcrR family transcriptional regulator produces the protein MGTAKRDNTDGRKRRWQEHNAARRQAVIDAAIVVLNRDLAPGDEISVQQIADEASVHRTVLYRYFEDRVDLDLAIQREICLRAGEVLLSTITLEGTIQEIVHRVIGAYVDWGTENIALMRFAERQVNGTTERPLDDAIGQFAEQIEILIGGILALLDADVSEDDRDALTPWVFLLVGGVMAAVRNWSSREELRPAAPAFTDLLAEVTWLQIEGLVSSRNIEVPDVPVEQLLNLKEAP, from the coding sequence ATGGGGACGGCGAAGCGCGACAACACCGACGGCCGCAAGCGGCGCTGGCAGGAGCACAACGCAGCGCGCCGCCAGGCCGTCATCGACGCTGCCATCGTCGTCCTCAACCGCGACCTGGCGCCGGGCGACGAGATCAGCGTCCAGCAGATCGCCGACGAGGCGTCCGTGCACCGCACCGTGCTCTACCGCTACTTCGAGGACCGGGTCGACCTCGACCTCGCCATCCAGCGCGAGATCTGCCTGCGCGCGGGCGAGGTGCTGCTGTCGACGATCACCCTCGAGGGGACCATCCAGGAGATCGTCCACCGCGTCATCGGCGCGTACGTGGACTGGGGCACCGAGAACATCGCGCTGATGCGCTTCGCCGAGCGCCAGGTCAACGGCACGACCGAGCGCCCGCTCGACGACGCCATCGGCCAGTTCGCCGAGCAGATCGAGATCCTGATCGGCGGCATCCTCGCGCTCCTCGACGCCGACGTCAGCGAGGACGACCGCGACGCCCTGACCCCGTGGGTCTTCCTGCTGGTCGGGGGCGTGATGGCCGCCGTGCGCAACTGGAGCTCGCGCGAGGAGCTCCGCCCCGCCGCCCCCGCCTTCACCGACCTGCTGGCCGAGGTGACCTGGCTGCAGATCGAGGGACTCGTGTCCAGCCGCAACATCGAGGTGCCCGACGTCCCCGTCGAGCAGCTCCTCAACCTGAAGGAAGCACCATGA
- a CDS encoding flavin-containing monooxygenase: protein MTEPSASAEHVDVLIVGAGLSGIDAAYHVTHGLPGKSYAVLEMRDSLGGTWDLFRYPGIRSDSDMHTLGFGWKPWKGTKAIVDGPDILAYLKEAAAENGIDQHIRYHHKLVHAEFSTEDARWTVTVERTDTGETTQLTSSFLWSTSGYYRYDEGFTPEFAGVDDYEGQLIHPQHWPEDLDYQDKRVVVIGSGATAVTLIPALANFGAGHVTMLQRTPTYIISQPTYDKVSAEMYKRLPDKLAQKLVRTRYLTSRIAFYEFCQARPKESRALLRKLLERQLPDDVSFDEHFKPPYDPWDQRLCAVPGGDLFKALRQHSVDIVTDHIDRFTPKGILLKSGQELEADIIITATGLNLQIFGGATLGVDGQVVKPADTMAYKGLMLSDIPNFAFIIGYTNASWTLKADLVCEYVVKLIQRMDETGTRTVVPRRDPSVTEEPFLDFEAGYVMRSIDSLPKQGSEFPWRLKMNYFKDILVFRKPVEDKALEFTA from the coding sequence ATGACCGAACCGTCTGCCTCCGCCGAGCACGTCGACGTCCTCATCGTCGGCGCCGGCCTCTCGGGCATCGATGCGGCCTACCACGTGACCCACGGGCTGCCCGGCAAGTCGTACGCCGTCCTGGAGATGCGCGACTCGCTCGGCGGCACCTGGGACCTGTTCCGCTACCCCGGCATCCGCTCGGACTCCGACATGCACACCCTCGGCTTCGGCTGGAAGCCGTGGAAGGGCACGAAGGCGATCGTCGACGGACCGGACATCCTCGCCTACCTGAAGGAAGCCGCCGCCGAGAACGGCATCGACCAGCACATCCGCTACCACCACAAGCTGGTGCACGCGGAGTTCTCCACCGAGGACGCCCGCTGGACCGTCACGGTCGAGCGGACCGACACCGGCGAGACCACCCAGCTGACCTCGAGCTTCCTGTGGTCGACCTCCGGCTACTACCGCTACGACGAGGGCTTCACGCCCGAGTTCGCGGGCGTCGACGACTACGAGGGCCAGCTGATCCACCCCCAGCACTGGCCCGAGGACCTCGACTACCAGGACAAGCGGGTCGTCGTGATCGGCTCCGGCGCCACCGCCGTCACGCTGATCCCGGCGCTGGCCAACTTCGGCGCCGGCCACGTCACGATGCTGCAGCGGACGCCGACGTACATCATCAGCCAGCCGACGTACGACAAGGTGTCGGCCGAGATGTACAAGCGCCTGCCCGACAAGCTCGCGCAGAAGCTGGTGCGCACCCGCTACCTGACCAGCCGGATCGCGTTCTACGAGTTCTGCCAGGCCCGGCCGAAGGAGTCGCGCGCCCTGCTGCGCAAGCTGCTCGAGCGCCAGCTGCCCGACGACGTCAGCTTCGACGAGCACTTCAAGCCGCCGTACGACCCGTGGGACCAGCGCCTGTGCGCCGTGCCCGGTGGCGACCTGTTCAAGGCCCTGCGCCAGCACAGCGTCGACATCGTGACCGACCACATCGACCGGTTCACGCCCAAGGGCATCCTGCTGAAGTCCGGCCAGGAGCTCGAGGCCGACATCATCATCACCGCCACCGGACTCAACCTGCAGATCTTCGGCGGCGCCACCCTCGGCGTCGACGGCCAGGTGGTCAAGCCCGCCGACACCATGGCCTACAAGGGCCTGATGCTCAGCGACATCCCGAACTTCGCGTTCATCATCGGCTACACCAACGCGTCCTGGACGCTGAAGGCCGACCTGGTGTGCGAGTACGTCGTCAAGCTGATCCAGCGCATGGACGAGACCGGCACCCGGACCGTCGTACCCCGGCGCGACCCCTCGGTGACCGAGGAGCCGTTCCTCGACTTCGAGGCCGGCTACGTGATGCGGTCGATCGACTCGCTGCCGAAGCAGGGCTCGGAGTTCCCGTGGCGGCTGAAGATGAACTACTTCAAGGACATCCTGGTGTTCCGGAAGCCGGTGGAGGACAAGGCGCTGGAGTTCACTGCCTGA
- a CDS encoding vWA domain-containing protein, whose translation MNADRSGLLDRHLAFVEALRGAGLSVSLAEDLDAVAALSALKWSDRATVRDAFAATMVKKQAQRTTFDALFDVYFPAMVGNGAAAAAAGEEAAEGGAQGGPVKDNAAALGDFRDRLAEMLEAGMIDESQLRQMAAEMVGTFGAMPGRGPGLSSWSAYTALQRVAPQELVDRLVQGLMTDAVGEEEARRRANRRIGQFTAMVEDDARRRIAEEKGPDHVADVAIRPSIDKLAFMAARRTDLEEMRKEIFPLARRLATRLAKEQHSRHARTAPLDFRRTVRASIATGGVPITTHHRPKRPHRTDLVVLCDVSGSVANFAQFTLLFVFALREVFQSMRAFTFIDHVHEVTGHFRLGADPVDVLADLSASASHAALWGRTNYGRAFTKFEENHADALTPKTTLLILGDARSNYSDLHEDALRRLTGAVKRSFWLNPEHERNWGTGDSAAPTYSEIVPMIECRNLAQLQEFVHDLAW comes from the coding sequence ATGAACGCCGACCGCTCCGGGCTCCTCGACCGCCACCTCGCCTTCGTCGAGGCGCTGCGCGGCGCCGGCCTGTCCGTGTCCCTCGCGGAGGACCTCGACGCGGTCGCCGCCCTGTCCGCGCTGAAGTGGAGCGACCGGGCCACCGTGCGGGACGCGTTCGCCGCGACGATGGTGAAGAAGCAGGCGCAGCGTACGACCTTCGACGCGCTCTTCGACGTCTACTTCCCGGCCATGGTGGGCAACGGCGCGGCCGCGGCTGCGGCCGGCGAGGAGGCGGCGGAGGGCGGCGCGCAGGGCGGCCCGGTCAAGGACAACGCCGCGGCGCTCGGCGACTTCCGCGACCGGCTCGCCGAGATGCTCGAGGCCGGGATGATCGACGAGAGCCAGCTGCGGCAGATGGCGGCCGAGATGGTCGGCACCTTCGGCGCGATGCCCGGTCGCGGGCCGGGACTCTCGTCGTGGTCGGCCTACACCGCCCTCCAGCGGGTCGCGCCGCAGGAGCTGGTCGACCGGCTGGTGCAGGGCCTGATGACCGACGCCGTCGGCGAGGAGGAGGCGCGACGCCGCGCCAACCGCCGCATCGGGCAGTTCACCGCGATGGTCGAGGACGACGCCCGGCGCCGGATCGCGGAGGAGAAGGGCCCCGACCACGTCGCCGACGTGGCCATCCGGCCCAGCATCGACAAGCTCGCGTTCATGGCGGCCCGCCGCACCGACCTGGAGGAGATGCGCAAGGAGATCTTCCCCCTCGCGCGCCGCCTCGCGACCCGCCTCGCGAAGGAGCAGCACTCGCGGCACGCCCGCACGGCGCCGCTCGACTTCCGTCGTACCGTCCGGGCGTCGATCGCCACCGGCGGCGTGCCCATCACCACCCACCACCGCCCCAAGCGACCCCACCGCACCGACCTGGTCGTGCTCTGCGACGTGAGCGGCTCGGTGGCGAACTTCGCGCAGTTCACGCTGCTCTTCGTCTTCGCGCTGCGCGAGGTCTTCCAGAGCATGCGGGCCTTCACCTTCATCGACCACGTGCACGAGGTCACCGGCCACTTCCGCCTCGGCGCCGACCCCGTCGACGTGCTGGCCGACCTTTCGGCGTCGGCGTCGCACGCGGCGCTGTGGGGGCGCACCAACTACGGCCGCGCGTTCACGAAGTTCGAGGAGAACCACGCCGACGCGCTCACCCCGAAGACGACCCTGCTGATCCTCGGCGATGCCCGCTCCAACTACAGCGACCTCCACGAGGACGCGCTGCGCCGACTGACCGGCGCGGTGAAGCGGTCGTTCTGGCTCAACCCCGAGCACGAGCGCAACTGGGGGACCGGTGACTCGGCCGCACCGACCTACAGCGAGATCGTGCCGATGATCGAGTGCCGGAACCTCGCGCAGCTGCAGGAGTTCGTGCACGACCTGGCGTGGTAG
- a CDS encoding AAA family ATPase — translation MTWFDSPADVATRLEGAGYLADAATATTTFLAGALEKPLLLEGPAGVGKTELAKAVSRATGAELVRLQCYEGLDEARALYEWNYKKQLLRIQAANAASSSGQDWSSTHDDIFTEEFLLTRPLLTAIRREEQTVLLIDEVDKTDIEVEGLLLEVLSDFQVTIPELGTVAATRRPYVVLTSNASRELSEAVKRRCLYLHIDYPDAERERHILQQQVPGLDDRIAQQVVETVARMRELELKKAPSIAESVDWARTLIALEIRDLDEAAIAQTLGAVLKHQSDHERAAKELKLNRA, via the coding sequence ATGACCTGGTTCGACTCACCGGCCGACGTGGCCACCCGGCTCGAGGGCGCGGGCTACCTCGCCGACGCGGCGACCGCGACCACCACCTTCCTCGCCGGCGCGCTCGAGAAGCCGCTGCTGCTGGAGGGCCCGGCGGGTGTCGGCAAGACCGAGCTGGCGAAGGCCGTCTCGCGTGCGACCGGGGCCGAGCTGGTCCGCCTGCAGTGCTACGAGGGGCTCGACGAGGCGCGCGCGCTCTACGAGTGGAACTACAAGAAGCAGCTGCTGCGCATCCAGGCCGCCAACGCCGCCAGCAGCAGCGGGCAGGACTGGAGCTCCACGCACGACGACATCTTCACCGAGGAGTTCCTGCTCACCCGGCCGCTGCTGACGGCGATCCGGCGCGAGGAGCAGACCGTGCTGCTGATCGACGAGGTCGACAAGACCGACATCGAGGTCGAGGGCCTCCTGCTCGAGGTCCTCAGCGACTTCCAGGTGACCATCCCCGAGCTCGGGACCGTGGCGGCGACGCGGCGGCCGTACGTCGTCCTGACGTCCAACGCGAGCCGCGAGCTCTCGGAGGCCGTGAAGCGCCGCTGCCTCTACCTGCACATCGACTACCCCGACGCCGAGCGCGAGCGGCACATCCTGCAGCAGCAGGTGCCCGGCCTCGACGACCGGATCGCCCAGCAGGTCGTCGAGACGGTCGCCCGGATGCGGGAGCTGGAGCTGAAGAAGGCGCCGTCGATCGCCGAGTCGGTCGACTGGGCGCGGACCCTGATCGCCCTGGAGATCCGCGACCTCGACGAGGCCGCGATCGCGCAGACCCTCGGTGCGGTGCTCAAGCACCAGTCCGACCACGAGCGCGCCGCGAAGGAGCTCAAGCTCAACCGGGCTTGA